A genomic stretch from Bacteroidales bacterium includes:
- a CDS encoding metalloregulator ArsR/SmtB family transcription factor gives MKGREFKDAMYDGLAKLMKALANPARLEIIEMLSQGEKSVEEVVEATNLTVANASQHLQVLKSNNIVKSRREGHYVYYSLVTDDFLALYQHITKFAVSEIAVLEKTMNRQREDNHAANAVSLEELESMIKDRNVLLMDVRPPSEYELGHISGAVSVPMKELLCCLKDFSKEQEIIAYCRGPFCVLADEAVKVLSENGFKVRRLDEGYPEWKIRHLESI, from the coding sequence ATGAAAGGCCGGGAATTTAAAGACGCCATGTACGACGGGCTTGCCAAACTGATGAAAGCCCTGGCAAACCCTGCCCGCCTGGAAATCATTGAGATGCTTTCGCAGGGAGAAAAAAGTGTGGAAGAAGTGGTGGAGGCTACCAACCTTACGGTGGCCAATGCCTCTCAGCACCTGCAGGTATTAAAAAGCAACAACATTGTGAAATCAAGAAGGGAGGGGCATTATGTCTATTATTCGCTGGTTACGGATGACTTCCTGGCTCTTTACCAGCATATTACAAAATTTGCAGTAAGTGAAATCGCTGTGCTGGAAAAAACGATGAACCGGCAACGCGAAGACAATCATGCTGCAAATGCGGTAAGTCTGGAGGAGCTGGAGTCGATGATTAAGGACAGGAATGTATTGTTAATGGATGTACGGCCTCCTTCAGAGTATGAGTTGGGTCATATTTCCGGGGCAGTATCGGTACCGATGAAAGAGCTGCTCTGCTGCTTAAAGGATTTTTCAAAAGAGCAGGAAATTATTGCCTACTGCCGGGGTCCGTTCTGTGTCCTGGCCGATGAAGCAGTAAAGGTTCTTTCCGAAAACGGGTTCAAAGTCAGAAGGCTCGATGAGGGCTACCCTGAATGGAAAATCAGGCACCTGGAATCAATCTGA
- a CDS encoding DsrE family protein has protein sequence MKKTTLSLAIFLLLLSSSISAQFMPKPEEYSPTSIGMVIYSNDVETVWNALRLANHSLKQGDTVQVFLLGKGVEVDLLVNENDDLKNQVDAFLETGGEIQGCGTCLQSRKNDDPQVCTFSSLADLYAVVRKNKIVLTF, from the coding sequence ATGAAGAAAACAACTCTTTCTCTTGCCATCTTTTTACTGCTTCTGTCCAGCAGCATCTCAGCACAGTTTATGCCGAAACCGGAGGAGTATTCTCCCACATCCATCGGAATGGTGATTTATTCCAACGATGTGGAAACCGTCTGGAATGCTTTACGGCTGGCCAATCATTCATTAAAACAGGGCGACACCGTACAGGTATTTCTTCTGGGGAAAGGTGTGGAAGTGGACTTACTGGTCAATGAGAATGATGATTTGAAGAACCAGGTGGATGCTTTCCTGGAAACGGGGGGTGAAATACAGGGTTGCGGAACCTGTCTGCAGAGCCGGAAAAATGATGATCCGCAGGTTTGTACCTTTTCATCCTTAGCAGATTTGTATGCGGTGGTTCGCAAAAACAAAATTGTATTAACCTTTTAA
- a CDS encoding DsrE family protein, with translation MQKILILINDAPYGTEKAYNGLRLANQLNKAHEDVEVRIFLMADAAGCAVAGQNTPNGYYNIERMLKYSINKGAKVKICGTCADARGLKNVQLIEGAEISTLAEFTEWVVDSEKVISF, from the coding sequence ATGCAGAAAATTCTGATTTTGATTAACGATGCGCCCTACGGAACTGAAAAGGCGTATAACGGTTTACGCCTGGCCAACCAGTTGAACAAGGCCCATGAAGATGTAGAAGTGCGTATTTTTTTAATGGCCGATGCAGCGGGTTGTGCGGTAGCCGGGCAAAATACTCCCAATGGTTATTATAACATCGAAAGAATGCTGAAATATTCCATCAACAAGGGAGCCAAAGTTAAAATATGCGGAACCTGTGCAGATGCCCGCGGCCTGAAAAACGTTCAGCTTATTGAAGGAGCCGAAATCAGTACATTGGCCGAATTTACGGAGTGGGTGGTTGACAGTGAAAAAGTGATTTCATTTTAG